Proteins from one Elephas maximus indicus isolate mEleMax1 chromosome 12, mEleMax1 primary haplotype, whole genome shotgun sequence genomic window:
- the MBLAC1 gene encoding metallo-beta-lactamase domain-containing protein 1, with product MSNLVRTEPLRGEPPLLVPGGPYSVVVLLQGYAEPEGVSDAVRADGSVTLVLPQDWALGSSHREPPSGDGGSKSALKEAARGPIVVDTGGPWAREALLGALAGQGVAPGDVTLVVGTHGHSDHIGNLGLFPGAALLVSHDFCLPGGRYLPHGLSEERPLRLGPGLEVWATPGHGGQKDVSVVVAGTALGTVVVVGDVFERDGDEDSWQALSEDPVAQERSRKRILSAADVVVPGHGAPFKVVREDS from the coding sequence ATGAGTAACCTGGTGCGGACCGAGCCGCTGCGCGGGGAGCCCCCTCTGCTGGTGCCTGGTGGCCCCTACTCCGTCGTGGTTCTGCTGCAGGGCTACGCGGAGCCCGAAGGAGTCAGTGATGCCGTGCGCGCCGATGGTTCCGTGACCCTTGTGCTGCCCCAAGACTGGGCCCTGGGCTCCAGCCACCGAGAGCCCCCTTCCGGGGACGGCGGGTCGAAGAGCGCCCTGAAGGAGGCGGCCCGTGGCCCTATAGTCGTGGACACTGGGGGCCCCTGGGCTCGGGAGGCGCTGCTGGGGGCCCTAGCGGGGCAGGGCGTGGCCCCGGGAGACGTGACTCTGGTAGTGGGGACCCACGGGCACTCTGATCACATCGGGAATCTGGGGCTGTTCCCGGGGGCGGCTCTTCTGGTCTCGCACGACTTCTGCCTCCCGGGGGGCCGCTACCTCCCCCACGGGTTAAGTGAGGAGCGACCCCTGCGGCTGGGTCCCGGTCTCGAGGTGTGGGCCACGCCGGGCCACGGGGGTCAGAAGGACGTGAGCGTGGTGGTGGCGGGCACAGCCCTGGGCACCGTAGTGGTGGTGGGCGACGTGTTTGAACGCGATGGGGACGAGGACTCCTGGCAGGCACTGAGCGAGGACCCGGTGGCCCAGGAGCGGAGCCGGAAGAGGATCCTAAGCGCTGCCGATGTGGTCGTGCCTGGTCACGGCGCCCCCTTtaaggtggtcagggaagactCATAG